From one Salmo salar chromosome ssa09, Ssal_v3.1, whole genome shotgun sequence genomic stretch:
- the mogt1 gene encoding 2-acylglycerol O-acyltransferase 1, whose protein sequence is MPIFFCTSICLAQCCFCVYVVIVLNGYWHVAALYALWLYLDWDTPQAGGRRSDWVRHWTVWKHFRDYFPIHLIKTCDLDPERNYLMGFHPHGILVAGAFGNFCTEYTGFRELYPGMTPYLHTLGIWFSFPFCLRGAGSNSKIEQTFMSHDVSIKFRPHCLSYCTEMLPR, encoded by the exons ATGCCCATATTTTTCTGCACATCCATCTGTCTAGcgcagtgttgtttttgtgtgtacgTTGTGATCGTGTTGAATGGATACTGGCACGTGGCTGCTCTGTATGCCCTGTGGCTCTACCTGGACTGGGACACACCTCAGGCTGGGGGCCGCAGGTCTGACTGGGTACGCCACTGGACCGTGTGGAAACACTTCAGAGACTATTTCCCCATCCAT CTGATTAAGACATGTGACCTAGACCCAGAGAGGAACTACCTGATGGGTTTCCATCCTCACGGAATCCTGGTCGCCGGAGCGTTTGGGAATTTCTGTACTGAATACACAGGCTTCCGGGAGCTCTATCCAGGAATGACTCCTTACCTGCATACCCTCGGCATCTGGTTCAGCTTCCCA ttctgcctGAGGGGAGCAGGCAGCAATTCTAAAATAGAGCAGACATTCATGTCACATGATGTTAGCATTAAATTTAGACCACACTGTCTGAGCTACTGCACAGAGATGCTGCCAAGATGA